Proteins from one Hoplias malabaricus isolate fHopMal1 chromosome 2, fHopMal1.hap1, whole genome shotgun sequence genomic window:
- the LOC136677300 gene encoding zinc-binding protein A33-like, with protein MASAPSSLETDLTCTICCDLYEEPLILLCTHSFCRACLERSWKERGAKECPLCRKRSSLDNPPIDRALQAADPIQCLYKLLNSQTLKTKSQIQEEFMKLHQFLREEESRITALEEEKKEKNLRIVEKTRKLNLEKAYLQSRVCSITDYLSMSDASFLQNLNKAQQSAQDTEPNPELDSGALIEVAKHMGNLKYKVWEKMKDICPYFPVILDPNSANKTLSLSEDLVKVTPGQLQDLPDNPERFSVQSFVLGSEGFDSGIHSWEVEAGNSSDWILGVAKKSVKRKKPMAITSEDGIWAFNKPFSQVFFFGGSSSRCQRIRIQLDCFAGQISFYNCVTNQLLHVLNGISREKVYPFFKVLNYGSLKILPAKVSVTHSDLEALATYFTR; from the exons ATGGCATCAGCTCCGTCTTCACTGGAAACCGATCTAACATGTACAATTTGCTGTGACCTCTATGAAGAACCTTTGATCCTTCTTTGCACTCACAGTTTCTGTAGGGCTTGTCTGGAAAGAAGCTGGAAAGAACGTGGTGCAAAAGAATGTCCTCTGTGTAGGAAACGATCTTCTCTGGACAATCCACCCATCGACAGAGCACTGCAAGCTGCTGATCCCATACAATGTCTATATAAATTATTGAAT TCTCAGACCCTCAAGACAAAGAGTCAGATACAGGAGGAGTTTATGAAGCTTCATCAGTTCCTCAGAGAAGAGGAGTCCAGGATCACCGCTTTGGAGGAggaaaagaaggagaagaatCTGAGAATAGTAGAGAAGACAAGGAAACTGAACTTAGAGAAGGCCTACCTTCAATCCAGAGTCTGCAGTATAACTGATTACTTGAGCATGAGTGATGCTTCCTTTCTACAG AATTTGAATAAAGCACAGCAGag TGCTCAGGACACTGAACCGAACCCAGAACTGGATTCAGGAGCCCTGATTGAGGTGGCTAAACATATGGGGAACCTGAAATACAAAGTGTGGGAGAAAATGAAAGACATCTGTCCTTACT TTCCAGTGATTTTGGACCCAAACTCTGCAAACAAAACCCTCTCCTTGTCTGAAGACCTGGTTAAAGTTACACCTGGCCAGCTGCAGGACCTGCCGGATAACCCAGAGAGGTTTTCTGTTCAGTCCTTTGTCCTGGGATCTGAAGGGTTTGACTCAGGAATCCACAGCTGGGAGGTGGAAGCAGGAAACAGCAGTGACTGGATCTTAGGGGTAGCAAAGAAGTCCGTCAAGAGAAAGAAACCAATGGCAATAACTTCTGAGGATGGAATATGGGCATTTAATAAGCCATTTAGCCAGGTGTTTTTCTTTGGGGGCTCTTCCAGCAGATGTCAGAGAATCAGGATACAGCTCGACTGCTTTGCAGGGCAAATTAGCTTTTATAACTGTGTTACAAATCAGTTATTACATGTTTTAAATGGCATTTCCAGAGAGAAGGTTTACCCCTTCTTTAAAGTATTAAACTATGGTTCTTTGAAGATTCTGCCAGCTAAAGTCTCAGTTACGCACTCAGATTTAGAGGCTT TGGCCACATACTTCACCAGATAA
- the LOC136677295 gene encoding nuclear factor 7, ovary-like, with protein MASSLASPEKDLKCAGCNEKICKENVVFTCSHGLCSVCLEKRWLRGVRKCPKKSCKKRSPSESPIINQALKMACRSFLQKKNGRDSTQSQDFLCPQHQEILQFFCTDDQKVVCVECLSQEHQMHSFCSIKKAVSDRKERIQARLEDLKTKQGKSEFHKVKDQIESQVQQIERQIKSEFQELKQFLEEEEMSRITALKEEENNKSWSVTKKIGELHKGKFLAAEISRLKKMVKGDGVTFLQKYKDDEKSAQNTLQNFTLDSGALIDAAKHLGNLRYNVWEKLKDICPHFPVILDPNSANKTLSLSEDLVKVTHGQLQDLPDNPERFSVQPFVLGSEGFDSGIHSWEVEVGNSTDWIVGVTKESVKRMETEISPENGIWAIGFSNNQYSFNNLNPHIRYHKIKVQLDFSADRVQFLNPDTNEQLHSFNIISSEKIYPVFQACNGSSLKILPVSSQKFD; from the exons ATGGCTTCATCTCTGGCTTCACCAGAAAAAGACTTAAAGTGTGCTGGTTGCAATGAAAAGATCTGTAAAGAAAATGTAGTCTTTACCTGCTCTCATGGTTTGTGCAGTGTTTGTCTGGAAAAACGCTGGTTGCGTGGAGTGAGAAAATGTCCAAAGAAATCTTGCAAGAAACGATCACCTTCTGAAAGTCCGATCATAAACCAAGCACTGAAGATGGCCTGCAGATCTTTCCTACAGAAAAAGAATGGCAGAGATTCAACCCAGTCTCAGGATTTCCTTTGTCCACAACATCAGGAGATATTGCAGTTCTTCTGTACTGATGATCagaaggtggtgtgtgtggagtgtttgtCTCAGGAACATCAGATGCACAGTTTTTGTTCTATCAAAAAAGCTGTCAGTGATAGGAAG GAAAGGATCCAGGCTCGGTTGGAGGACCTAAAAACTAAACAAGGAAAGTCAGAGTTCCACAAAGTAAAAGACCAAATTGAG TCTCAGGTCCAGCAGATAGAGAGGCAGATAAAATCAGAGTTTCAGGAGCTTAAACAGTTCCTGGAAGAAGAGGAAATGTCCAGGATCACTGcactgaaggaggaggagaataaTAAGAGCTGGAGTGTAACAAAAAAGATTGGTGAACTACACAAAGGAAAATTCCTCGCTGCTGAAATCAGCAGACTCAAAAAAATGGTGAAGGGCGATGGTGTAACATTTCTACAG AAATACAAGGATGATGAGAAGAG TGCTCAGAACACATTGCAAAATTTTACACTGGATTCAGGAGCTCTGATTGATGCTGCCAAACACCTGGGGAACCTGAGATACAATGTGTGGGAGAAGCTGAAGGACATATGTCCTCATT TTCCAGTGATTTTGGACCCAAACTCTGCAAACAAAACCCTCTCCTTGTCTGAAGACCTGGTTAAAGTTACACATGGCCAGCTGCAGGACTTGCCGGATAACCCAGAGAGGTTTTCTGTTCAACCCTTTGTCCTGGGATCTGAAGGGTTTGACTCAGGAATCCACAGCTGGGAGGTGGAGGTTGGAAACAGCACTGACTGGATCGTAGGGGTAACAAAGGAGTCTGTAAAGAGAATGGAAACAGAAATAAGTCCTGAAAATGGAATATGGGCGATTGGATTTAGCAACAATCAATATTCGTTTAATAATTTGAACCCTCACATCAGGTACCACAAGATCAAAGTTCAGCTCGATTTCTCCGCAGATCGAGTACAGTTTCTGAACCCTGACACCAATGAGCAGTTACattcatttaatataatttccAGTGAAAAGATTTATCCAGTATTTCAAGCATGTAATGGTAGTTCTTTGAAAATACTTCCAGTCAGTAGCCAAAAGTTTGACTGA